The following proteins come from a genomic window of Methylorubrum populi:
- a CDS encoding sensor histidine kinase codes for MASAAVRPGPLTPEDMRALEAIGDPVLVATRSGSVAFANESAHLLLPREDPSRIHLTGKASTAFLARVRAAGRPLPGVVAVKRGTGVRRYRCQGCRLNRNRLDPLVLVRLLSVRDARFSLLANEAVTLRRELAERERYQQRLQALLRERDLLLADLRSTDQARTRAECDRDAVLAQLYRAHQAERERLARELHDEAGQQLAWLKLRLDRLRREPSPEEVGAMLNQVDAISASLRQVVRELRPVALAELGLILALNGLVREWSDRCGVPIEFQLSGASVPLTPEIEVTIFRLVQEALTNIVKHAPGSGHVSVTLQYNRDGVTLAIEDDGPGLGPDPESESVDGPVSEKCRAGSGFGLAGMRERLMLLGGKLLIESPPGGGTTILARLPLLRACR; via the coding sequence ATGGCATCGGCAGCGGTCCGCCCGGGTCCGCTGACCCCGGAGGACATGCGGGCCCTGGAGGCGATCGGCGACCCGGTCCTGGTCGCCACCCGCTCCGGCAGCGTCGCCTTCGCCAACGAATCCGCCCATCTGCTGCTGCCGCGGGAGGATCCATCCCGGATCCATCTCACCGGCAAGGCCTCGACGGCCTTCCTGGCGCGGGTCCGGGCGGCGGGAAGACCGCTTCCCGGCGTGGTCGCGGTCAAGCGGGGAACAGGAGTGCGCCGCTACCGCTGTCAGGGCTGCCGCCTGAACCGTAACAGGCTGGATCCCCTGGTTCTCGTGCGGCTGCTGTCGGTGCGGGACGCGCGTTTCAGCCTGCTGGCGAACGAGGCCGTCACGCTGCGCCGTGAACTCGCCGAGCGCGAGCGCTATCAGCAACGCCTTCAAGCGCTGCTGCGCGAGCGCGACCTGCTGCTGGCCGACCTTCGCAGCACCGACCAGGCCCGGACCCGCGCCGAGTGCGACAGGGATGCGGTGCTGGCTCAGCTCTACCGGGCGCATCAGGCGGAGCGGGAACGCCTCGCCCGCGAGCTTCACGACGAGGCCGGCCAGCAGCTCGCGTGGCTGAAACTGCGGCTCGACCGCCTGCGGCGCGAGCCCTCGCCCGAGGAAGTCGGGGCGATGCTGAACCAGGTCGACGCGATTTCAGCCAGCCTGCGGCAGGTGGTTCGGGAACTGCGCCCGGTCGCGCTGGCCGAACTCGGCCTCATCCTCGCCCTGAACGGCCTGGTGCGCGAATGGTCCGACCGGTGCGGAGTCCCGATCGAATTCCAGCTCTCCGGCGCCTCGGTGCCTCTCACACCGGAAATCGAGGTGACGATCTTCCGGCTCGTGCAGGAAGCGCTGACCAACATCGTCAAGCACGCGCCGGGATCAGGGCACGTTTCGGTGACCCTTCAGTACAACCGCGACGGCGTCACGCTGGCGATCGAGGATGACGGGCCGGGTCTCGGACCGGACCCCGAATCGGAATCCGTGGACGGGCCGGTGTCGGAGAAGTGTCGTGCGGGGAGCGGGTTCGGACTCGCGGGGATGCGCGAGCGGCTGATGCTGCTCGGAGGAAAGCTCTTAATCGAATCGCCTCCCGGCGGTGGGACGACGATTCTCGCGCGCTTGCCGTTGTTGCGCGCTTGCCGATGA
- a CDS encoding efflux RND transporter periplasmic adaptor subunit → MSSGRRPILTATARAAVLSALLATAALPTPASAASALPEAENPSVVMVRVVTAKKEPVTSDVVLTGDVQAQAQTNVAFRTNGKVAERRVEVGDHVAADQVLAVLEPLVQRANLDNARAALASAEAQLTQAKVTFERQKQLISGGYTTRPAYDNAEQQLRTSQAAVDSARAALGTAEEQLSYTELRAGVPGIVLSRTFEVGQVVQSGQAVMVLAQDGPRDAVFNVYEALTAHPPGDKTIQVTLQSDPTVAAKGHVREISPTVDAASGTVRVKVGLERTPPAMSLGAVVIGRGRFASREAVVLPWSALYRFDDRPAVWIYEAKTGTVAVRTIEIDRYGFDDIVLKGGVEPGEAVVTAGIQFLRPGQQVALAGQERARDTRRSAAGEDGQ, encoded by the coding sequence ATGTCCTCAGGGCGACGCCCCATCCTCACCGCAACCGCACGCGCGGCCGTCTTGTCGGCCCTTCTCGCGACCGCGGCTCTCCCAACGCCCGCATCGGCCGCCTCCGCCCTCCCGGAGGCGGAGAACCCGTCGGTGGTGATGGTGCGCGTGGTGACGGCGAAGAAGGAGCCCGTCACCTCGGACGTAGTGCTGACCGGCGACGTCCAGGCTCAGGCTCAGACCAACGTCGCCTTCCGCACCAACGGCAAGGTCGCCGAGCGCCGGGTCGAGGTCGGCGACCACGTCGCCGCCGATCAGGTGCTCGCGGTACTGGAACCGCTGGTGCAGCGCGCCAATCTCGACAATGCCCGCGCCGCCCTGGCCTCGGCGGAGGCGCAGCTCACCCAGGCCAAGGTGACCTTCGAGCGCCAGAAGCAGCTCATCAGCGGCGGCTACACCACGCGTCCGGCCTACGACAACGCCGAGCAGCAATTGCGCACCTCCCAGGCCGCGGTCGATTCGGCCAGGGCGGCGCTCGGCACCGCAGAGGAGCAGCTCTCCTACACGGAGCTGCGCGCGGGCGTGCCCGGCATCGTCCTGAGCCGGACCTTCGAGGTCGGGCAGGTGGTGCAGTCGGGACAGGCGGTGATGGTGCTGGCCCAGGACGGACCGCGCGACGCGGTGTTCAACGTCTACGAGGCGCTGACCGCCCACCCGCCCGGCGACAAGACGATTCAGGTCACCCTCCAGTCGGACCCCACGGTGGCGGCGAAGGGGCATGTGCGCGAGATTTCGCCGACGGTAGACGCGGCGAGCGGCACGGTGCGGGTCAAGGTCGGCCTCGAGCGGACGCCGCCCGCCATGTCGCTCGGCGCCGTGGTGATCGGCCGGGGCCGCTTCGCCTCGCGCGAGGCGGTGGTGCTGCCCTGGTCGGCGCTCTACCGCTTCGACGACCGCCCGGCGGTGTGGATCTACGAGGCCAAGACCGGCACGGTCGCGGTCCGCACGATCGAGATCGACCGCTACGGCTTCGACGACATCGTGCTCAAGGGCGGCGTCGAGCCCGGCGAGGCGGTGGTGACCGCCGGCATCCAGTTCCTGCGTCCCGGACAGCAGGTCGCGCTGGCGGGGCAGGAGCGCGCGCGAGACACCAGGAGATCCGCGGCGGGGGAGGACGGACAATGA
- a CDS encoding efflux RND transporter permease subunit, which translates to MKDFNLSDWALGHRSLVWFLMLVCLVAGVMAYSRLGREEDPPFAIKTMVVQASWPGATIKDTLDQVTDRIEKELQQINALDYVRSYTTPGQATVFVQFRDTTRKEEIQPAFYQVRKRLGDIQHTFPQGVQGPAFNDEFGDVYGNVYAFTADGLTHRQLRDYVEGVRTEILKVPNIGKTLLMGVQGETIYLDFSTRKLAGYGIDIQALIKALQSQNAVAASGVVQAGPERVSLRVSGQFSSEESLRNVNLRFNDRFFRLADVAEISRGYEDPPAALFRVDGKPAIGLAIAMRPNANLLKFGEDLKERMHVVEGKLPIGVGIHLVSDQPKIVEEAVGGFTKALVEAVVIVLVVSFVSLGLRAGLVVAVSIPLVLAIVFVIMQIMGVTLQRISLGALIIALGLLVDDAMITVEMMVARLELGDNLKKAATYAYTSTAFPMLTGTLVTVAGFLPIGFNGSSAGEYTYSLFVVIAASLLVSWVVAVLFAPLLGVTILPKTMKHHSEKQGLFTRAFMAVLRVAMRLRWITVIVCVALMGLAVVGMGHVQQQFFPSSDRSEVLVDLTLPQNATITETRAQMDRFEAHLKDDPDIERWSSYVGQGAVRFYLPLDQQLANAFYGQIVIVTKSLAVRDEVIKRLQRIGRRDFVGTDVLVQPLNLGPPVGRPIQYRLSGPDVQEVRRLALKLADVVATDKRLAVPTFDWNEPGKVLRVEILQDKARQLGVTSQDIAGILNGIVGGQAITQVRDSIYLVNVVGRARTVERTSLDTLQSLQVALSNGSVVPILAFAKIDYDLEQPIVWRRDRVPTLTVRATINDATQPPTVVAALQPAIDAYVKALPEGYTLATGGAVEEAGKGQGPIAAVVPVMLLAMAFFLMIQLQSFQKLFLVFSVAPLGLIGVVPALLLFDKPMGFVAILGILALIGIIVRNAVILVSQIEECEAEGMAPWDAVVEATRHRMRPILLTAAAASLGLIPIAREVFWGPMAYAMIGGILAATALTLLFLPALYVGWYRIKAPPRGTATESRAAAAH; encoded by the coding sequence GTGAAGGACTTCAACCTTTCCGATTGGGCGCTCGGCCACCGTTCGCTGGTCTGGTTCCTGATGCTCGTCTGCCTGGTCGCCGGCGTGATGGCCTATTCCCGGCTCGGCCGCGAGGAGGATCCGCCCTTCGCCATCAAGACCATGGTGGTCCAGGCGAGCTGGCCCGGCGCCACGATCAAGGACACCCTCGATCAGGTCACCGACCGGATCGAGAAGGAGCTGCAGCAGATCAACGCCCTCGATTACGTGCGGAGCTACACCACGCCGGGACAGGCGACGGTGTTCGTGCAGTTCCGCGACACGACGCGGAAGGAGGAGATCCAGCCCGCCTTCTATCAGGTGCGCAAGCGCCTGGGCGACATCCAGCACACCTTTCCGCAAGGGGTGCAGGGCCCGGCCTTCAACGACGAGTTCGGCGACGTCTACGGCAACGTCTACGCCTTCACCGCCGACGGCCTGACCCACCGGCAGTTGCGCGACTATGTCGAGGGGGTGCGCACCGAGATCCTCAAGGTGCCCAATATCGGCAAGACCCTGCTGATGGGCGTGCAGGGCGAGACGATCTATCTCGACTTCTCCACCCGCAAGCTCGCGGGCTACGGCATCGACATCCAGGCCCTGATCAAGGCGCTGCAATCGCAGAACGCGGTGGCCGCCTCCGGCGTGGTCCAGGCGGGACCGGAGCGGGTGAGCCTTCGCGTCAGCGGCCAGTTCAGCTCCGAGGAGTCGCTGCGAAACGTCAACCTGCGCTTCAACGACCGGTTCTTCCGCCTCGCCGACGTCGCCGAGATCTCCCGCGGCTACGAGGACCCGCCGGCCGCCCTGTTCCGCGTCGACGGCAAGCCGGCGATCGGACTCGCCATCGCCATGCGCCCGAACGCCAACCTCCTGAAGTTCGGCGAGGATCTGAAGGAGCGCATGCACGTCGTCGAGGGCAAGCTGCCCATCGGCGTCGGCATCCACCTCGTCTCGGACCAACCCAAGATCGTCGAGGAGGCGGTCGGCGGTTTCACCAAGGCGCTCGTCGAGGCGGTCGTCATCGTGCTGGTGGTGAGCTTCGTCAGCCTCGGCCTGCGCGCCGGGCTCGTCGTCGCGGTCTCGATCCCGCTCGTGCTCGCCATCGTCTTCGTCATCATGCAGATCATGGGCGTGACGCTGCAGCGCATCTCGCTCGGCGCGCTCATCATCGCGCTCGGGCTCCTCGTCGACGACGCGATGATCACCGTCGAGATGATGGTGGCCCGCCTCGAACTCGGCGACAACCTGAAGAAGGCGGCGACCTACGCCTACACCTCCACCGCCTTCCCGATGCTCACCGGCACGCTGGTGACGGTGGCGGGCTTCCTGCCGATCGGCTTCAACGGCTCTTCCGCCGGCGAGTACACCTACTCGCTGTTCGTGGTGATCGCCGCCTCGCTGCTGGTCTCCTGGGTGGTCGCGGTGCTGTTCGCGCCGCTGCTCGGCGTGACCATTCTCCCGAAGACCATGAAGCACCATTCGGAGAAGCAGGGGCTGTTCACTCGCGCCTTCATGGCGGTGCTGCGGGTCGCGATGCGGCTCCGCTGGATCACCGTGATCGTCTGCGTCGCCCTGATGGGGCTGGCCGTGGTCGGGATGGGCCACGTGCAGCAGCAGTTCTTCCCGTCCTCCGACCGCTCCGAGGTGCTGGTCGACCTGACCCTGCCGCAGAACGCCACGATCACCGAGACGCGGGCGCAGATGGACCGCTTCGAGGCCCATCTGAAGGACGACCCCGATATCGAGCGCTGGTCCTCCTATGTCGGCCAGGGCGCGGTGCGCTTCTACCTGCCCCTCGACCAGCAGCTCGCCAACGCCTTCTACGGGCAGATCGTGATCGTCACGAAGTCGCTCGCGGTGCGCGACGAGGTCATCAAGCGCCTGCAGCGAATCGGCCGGCGCGACTTCGTCGGCACCGACGTGCTGGTGCAGCCGCTCAATCTCGGCCCCCCCGTGGGCCGCCCGATCCAGTACCGCCTCTCCGGCCCCGACGTGCAGGAGGTGCGCCGCCTCGCGCTCAAGCTCGCCGACGTGGTGGCCACCGACAAGCGGCTGGCCGTGCCGACCTTCGACTGGAACGAGCCGGGCAAGGTGCTGCGCGTCGAGATCCTGCAGGACAAGGCGCGTCAGCTCGGCGTCACCAGCCAGGACATCGCCGGCATCCTCAACGGCATCGTCGGCGGCCAGGCGATCACGCAGGTGCGCGATTCGATCTACCTCGTGAACGTGGTCGGCCGGGCGCGGACCGTCGAGCGGACCTCGCTCGACACGCTCCAGAGCCTTCAGGTCGCCCTCTCCAACGGCTCGGTCGTGCCGATCCTGGCCTTCGCCAAGATCGACTACGACCTGGAACAGCCGATCGTCTGGCGCCGCGACCGGGTGCCGACGCTGACGGTGCGCGCCACCATCAACGACGCGACGCAGCCTCCCACCGTCGTCGCCGCGCTCCAGCCCGCCATCGACGCCTACGTGAAGGCGCTGCCGGAGGGCTACACGCTGGCGACCGGCGGCGCGGTCGAGGAGGCGGGCAAGGGCCAGGGACCGATCGCCGCCGTGGTGCCGGTGATGCTGCTGGCCATGGCCTTCTTCCTGATGATCCAGCTGCAGAGCTTCCAGAAGCTGTTCCTGGTGTTCTCCGTGGCGCCGCTCGGGCTGATCGGCGTGGTGCCGGCGCTGCTGCTGTTCGACAAGCCGATGGGCTTCGTGGCGATCCTCGGCATCCTGGCGCTCATCGGCATCATCGTGCGCAACGCCGTGATCCTGGTGAGCCAGATCGAGGAATGCGAGGCGGAGGGGATGGCACCGTGGGACGCCGTGGTGGAGGCCACCCGCCACCGCATGCGGCCGATCCTGCTCACGGCGGCGGCGGCGAGCCTCGGCCTGATCCCGATCGCCCGCGAGGTGTTCTGGGGTCCCATGGCCTACGCGATGATCGGCGGCATCCTGGCCGCGACGGCGCTGACGCTGCTGTTCCTGCCCGCACTCTATGTCGGCTGGTACCGGATCAAGGCGCCGCCGCGGGGCACGGCGACCGAAAGCCGCGCCGCCGCCGCGCACTGA
- a CDS encoding MFS transporter, producing the protein MTPDHATANSHPLERDAQVAMSHHDVSPNDIALGVVIGRASEYFDFFVFGIASVLVFPKVFFPFADPLTGTLYSFAIFALAFVARPLGSIFFMWVHKRHGRGVKLTAALFLLGGSTAAISFLPSYNSIGAVAIELLAILRVAQGFALGGAWDGMASLLALNAPRERRGWYASLPQLGAPFGFMVASALFAFFAVNLTPEDFTDWGWRFPFFCAFTINVVALFARLRLVATPEFTRLLDKGRLEPVSVVDLARHHALDVWIGAFVPLASFALFHLVTIFPIAWLALSSDRSAGDFLMVQFSGALICAGAVAASGLIADQIGRRNVLLISAGLIAVFACGSILAPLIFGENAIGQTIYVNIGFMLLGLSYGQTAGAVTSRLGARYRYTGAALTSDLAWLFGAGFAPLVVLYLSTAYGLAMVGVYLLSGALATLLALSLDRSEMRQM; encoded by the coding sequence ATGACCCCCGACCACGCCACCGCCAATTCCCATCCGCTCGAGCGCGACGCGCAGGTGGCCATGAGCCATCACGACGTCAGCCCGAACGACATCGCGCTCGGCGTGGTGATCGGGCGGGCCTCGGAATATTTCGACTTCTTCGTGTTCGGCATCGCCTCGGTGCTGGTGTTCCCGAAGGTGTTCTTCCCCTTCGCCGATCCCCTGACGGGCACGCTCTACTCCTTCGCCATCTTCGCGCTCGCCTTCGTCGCCCGCCCGCTCGGGTCGATCTTCTTCATGTGGGTGCACAAGCGGCACGGGCGCGGGGTGAAGCTCACCGCCGCCCTGTTCCTGCTCGGCGGCTCGACCGCGGCGATCAGCTTCCTGCCGAGCTACAACTCGATCGGCGCCGTCGCCATCGAGCTGCTCGCGATCCTGCGGGTGGCGCAGGGCTTCGCGCTCGGGGGCGCCTGGGACGGGATGGCCTCGCTGCTGGCCCTCAACGCCCCGCGCGAGCGCCGCGGCTGGTATGCGTCGCTCCCGCAGCTCGGCGCGCCATTCGGCTTCATGGTGGCGAGCGCCCTGTTCGCGTTCTTCGCCGTCAACCTGACCCCGGAGGACTTCACCGACTGGGGCTGGCGCTTCCCGTTCTTCTGCGCCTTCACCATCAACGTCGTGGCCCTGTTCGCCCGGCTCAGGCTCGTCGCCACCCCCGAATTCACCCGCCTGCTCGACAAGGGCCGGCTGGAACCGGTCAGCGTCGTCGACCTCGCCCGCCATCACGCCCTCGACGTGTGGATCGGTGCCTTCGTGCCGCTGGCGAGCTTCGCTCTGTTCCACCTCGTCACGATCTTCCCGATCGCGTGGCTCGCCCTGTCGAGCGACCGTTCCGCCGGCGACTTCCTGATGGTGCAGTTCTCCGGTGCGCTGATCTGCGCCGGCGCCGTCGCCGCCTCGGGCCTGATCGCCGACCAGATCGGGCGCCGCAACGTGCTGCTCATCAGCGCCGGGCTGATCGCCGTGTTCGCCTGCGGCAGCATCCTGGCGCCGCTGATCTTCGGCGAGAACGCCATCGGCCAGACGATCTACGTCAATATCGGCTTCATGCTGCTCGGCCTGTCCTACGGCCAGACCGCCGGCGCCGTGACCTCGCGGCTCGGCGCGCGCTACCGCTACACCGGCGCGGCGCTGACCTCCGACCTCGCCTGGCTGTTCGGTGCCGGATTCGCGCCCCTCGTGGTG
- a CDS encoding efflux RND transporter periplasmic adaptor subunit, with the protein MKWAPLVAILVVGASLLTACQPSQEAPPPPVRPVLTTLAQPTDSEIFGPFAGTVEPRYQSQLGFQIGGRVVARDVTVGDVVKKDQRLAALDPIVSRFDLSRAEAELADAKAQAENATATEARTRRLMEGGNVTQAQLDAAVARRDTAQARLAQAGASLQKARDQIGYTELHADFDGVVTQRLAEIGQVVSPGQGIVTLARPETREAVVDIPETLTGAMPKDGLFTVVLQSAPEITARGRVREVAPFAESGTRTRRVRLTLEEPGPAFRLGATITVALERSTERRFILPATALLDADGRRSVWIVPEAGQPGEADADKAAGDRHVERRDVTLDGDRPDRHGRVAVRAGLKPGERVVVAGVHSLRDGQTVRLADDRN; encoded by the coding sequence ATGAAGTGGGCGCCCCTCGTCGCTATCCTCGTCGTCGGCGCCTCTCTACTCACCGCCTGCCAGCCGTCACAGGAGGCGCCGCCGCCGCCGGTGCGGCCGGTCCTGACCACCCTGGCGCAGCCCACCGACAGCGAGATCTTCGGCCCCTTCGCCGGCACGGTCGAGCCGCGCTACCAGTCGCAGCTCGGCTTTCAGATCGGTGGCCGGGTGGTGGCCCGCGACGTCACCGTCGGCGATGTCGTGAAGAAGGACCAGCGGCTCGCGGCCCTCGACCCGATCGTCTCACGGTTCGACCTCAGCCGGGCCGAGGCGGAACTGGCCGACGCCAAGGCTCAGGCCGAGAACGCGACGGCCACCGAGGCGCGCACGCGGCGGCTGATGGAAGGCGGCAACGTCACCCAGGCCCAGCTCGACGCGGCGGTGGCCCGGCGCGACACCGCCCAGGCCCGCCTCGCCCAGGCCGGGGCCAGCCTGCAGAAGGCCCGCGACCAGATCGGCTACACCGAGCTGCACGCCGATTTCGATGGCGTCGTCACCCAGCGGCTCGCCGAGATCGGGCAGGTGGTGAGCCCGGGCCAGGGGATCGTCACGCTCGCCCGGCCCGAGACCCGCGAGGCGGTGGTCGACATTCCCGAGACGCTGACCGGCGCCATGCCCAAGGACGGCCTGTTCACGGTGGTGCTCCAGAGCGCGCCGGAGATCACCGCCCGCGGCCGGGTGCGCGAGGTCGCCCCCTTCGCCGAATCCGGCACCCGGACCCGCCGCGTCCGCCTGACCCTGGAGGAGCCCGGTCCCGCCTTCCGGCTCGGGGCCACCATCACCGTCGCGCTGGAGCGCAGCACCGAGCGCCGCTTCATCCTGCCGGCCACCGCGCTCCTCGACGCCGACGGGCGCCGCTCGGTCTGGATCGTGCCGGAGGCCGGCCAGCCGGGGGAGGCCGATGCGGACAAGGCGGCGGGCGACCGGCACGTCGAGCGCCGCGATGTCACCCTCGACGGCGACCGGCCGGACCGGCACGGGCGCGTCGCCGTTCGCGCGGGGCTGAAACCCGGCGAGCGGGTCGTGGTGGCGGGCGTCCACTCCCTGCGCGACGGCCAGACCGTCCGGCTGGCCGACGACCGCAACTGA
- a CDS encoding TetR/AcrR family transcriptional regulator, which yields MSQRTRSRRDDRAEVILEAAGAVLRRGGARALTIDAVAAEADLSKGGVLHHYASKDALILALVERKLQHLRAGIAACEPEQAGGAEGLALGMIEHLRRSYCDEDEFSRALLLASAENPDALAGYRAFVAERLARFEAAEGPAGVGAALFFALLGVVMGRTLGFHDLNSAQIEPLLGALERAARELA from the coding sequence ATGTCGCAGAGAACGCGCAGCCGCCGCGACGACCGCGCGGAAGTGATTCTTGAGGCGGCGGGCGCGGTGCTGCGCCGCGGCGGGGCGCGGGCTCTGACCATCGATGCCGTGGCGGCGGAGGCGGACCTAAGCAAGGGCGGGGTCCTGCACCACTACGCCTCGAAGGATGCGCTGATCCTCGCTCTGGTCGAGCGCAAGCTGCAGCATCTGCGCGCCGGCATCGCCGCCTGCGAACCCGAGCAGGCGGGGGGAGCCGAGGGGCTCGCGCTCGGGATGATCGAGCACCTGCGCCGCAGCTACTGCGACGAGGACGAGTTTAGCCGCGCGCTGCTCCTCGCCTCGGCCGAGAATCCGGACGCGCTCGCCGGCTACCGCGCCTTCGTGGCCGAGAGGCTCGCCCGGTTCGAGGCCGCGGAAGGGCCGGCAGGGGTCGGGGCGGCGCTGTTCTTCGCCCTACTCGGTGTCGTGATGGGCCGCACCCTCGGCTTCCATGATCTGAACTCCGCGCAGATCGAGCCGCTCCTGGGTGCGCTGGAGCGCGCGGCGCGAGAACTCGCCTGA
- a CDS encoding response regulator yields MRTAKARIRVALIDDHPIFRSGVRGLLGETAGIEVVGEASDGRHALDLVGRTLPDVVVMDITMTGMSGLAVARALRDAGSAVHIIFLTVNEDFAFVDEALTAGAQGYVLKRSAGTSLLEAIEAVVSGGRYIDNEMRSPPSLSDRTEAGPPAPQAGEEGGLTARERDVLRLIALGMTMKEVSLSMSISVASVDTYKIRGCKKLGLRSRASIVRYALGQGWLEMENRRHPSDRPSPLM; encoded by the coding sequence GTGCGTACGGCGAAAGCAAGAATCAGGGTCGCCCTGATCGACGACCACCCGATCTTCAGGAGCGGCGTCCGCGGTCTGCTCGGCGAGACCGCCGGCATCGAGGTCGTCGGAGAGGCCAGCGACGGCCGGCACGCCCTCGACCTCGTTGGTCGAACGCTGCCCGACGTCGTTGTCATGGACATCACCATGACCGGCATGAGCGGCCTCGCCGTCGCGCGGGCCCTCCGCGACGCCGGCTCGGCGGTGCACATCATCTTCCTCACGGTCAACGAAGATTTCGCCTTCGTTGACGAGGCGCTGACCGCGGGAGCACAGGGCTACGTCCTGAAGCGCTCCGCCGGCACCAGCCTGCTGGAGGCCATTGAGGCCGTCGTCTCCGGCGGCCGCTACATCGACAACGAGATGCGCTCGCCGCCATCCCTGTCCGATCGCACGGAAGCCGGACCGCCCGCACCCCAAGCCGGCGAGGAAGGTGGCCTCACCGCGCGGGAGCGCGACGTGCTCCGGCTGATCGCTCTCGGCATGACGATGAAGGAGGTGAGCCTCTCCATGTCGATCTCGGTCGCGTCGGTCGATACCTATAAAATCCGTGGCTGCAAGAAACTCGGCCTGCGTTCCCGCGCCAGCATCGTCCGCTACGCTCTCGGACAGGGCTGGCTCGAGATGGAGAATAGACGACACCCGTCGGATCGGCCATCGCCCTTGATGTGA